A genomic region of Nymphaea colorata isolate Beijing-Zhang1983 chromosome 2, ASM883128v2, whole genome shotgun sequence contains the following coding sequences:
- the LOC116247984 gene encoding myb family transcription factor PHL6-like yields MESHSVEAVKQSGSPSAATQPFYAGPVPFHDLPDILSDSENVFGDSFTSSWPSDVQPIHPSSAKVPHKLLIRHKTMNAHHGSGSAISDSYSQSFNTCSVSSTFCTNLYLSTSSCSETYRQLGNLPFLPNPTSPSAASVCRSSNSLVADVKEDHCKSDSLEDTSKYLNLPGDCLDGSENFMNNGVTFTEQMEWDFISDQLDLAITDNGKNPGLDEIYKGPQASLDETVGPESGESQQQPDSIVCSRMHTSPSSSAAASKPRLRWTPELHERFIEAVNKLEGADKATPKGILKLMNVEGLTIYHVKSHLQKYRLAKYLPQTKEDKKSANMEDKKKASTDTEGELVVKRGMQVTEALRMQMEVQKQLHEQLEVQRTLQLRIEEHARYLQKILEQQQKAGHTFLSSCNLQHLSSSSAEGLTSSTPHAGQEADCTLSPSTGNALPDSSTSPKGKIERCSDANESESAACSKRLRPEAKPEDSCDHPVIEN; encoded by the exons ATGGAGAGTCACAGTGTTGAAGCTGTAAAACAAAGTGGTTCGCCTAGTGCAGCTACACAACCATTTTATGCTGGTCCAGTGCCATTTCATGATCTACCTGACATTTTATCAGATAGTGAGAATGTTTTCGGGGACAGCTTTACCTCATCTTGGCCTTCAGATGTACAACCAATCCATCCATCTTCAGCCAAAGTTCCTCACAAACTTTTAATCCGTCACAAGACCATGAATGCACACCATGGCTCAGGTAGTGCCATTTCAGATTCTTACTCGCAGAGTTTCAACACATGTTCTGTATCTTCGACGTTCTGTACCAATTTATACTTGTCAACGTCCTCATGTTCTGAGACATACCGGCAGCTTGGAAACCTGCCTTTCCTTCCGAATCCTACATCCCCTTCAGCAGCCTCTGTTTGCCGTTCCTCAAATTCTTTAGTAGCTGATGTCAAAGAAGATCATTGCAAGAGTGACAGCCTTGAGGACACAAGCAAGTATCTGAATTTGCCAGGAGATTGTTTAGATGGCTCGGAGAATTTCATGAACAACGGTGTCACATTTACGGAACAGATGGAATGGGATTTTATCTCAGATCAGCTTGACCTAGCAATCACAGACAACGGGAAAAATCCCGGCCTGGAT GAGATATATAAAGGGCCTCAAGCATCACTGGACGAAACAGTTGGTCCTGAATCTGGCGAATCTCAGCAGCAGCCTGACTCCATTGTATGCAGCCGAATGCATACCAGCCCCTCCAGCTCTGCAGCTGCAAGTAAGCCAAGATTGAGGTGGACCCCTGAGCTGCATGAGCGTTTCATAGAAGCTGTTAACAAGCTTGAGGGAGCTGATA AAGCTACTCCAAAGGGTATATTGAAACTCATGAACGTTGAGGGCTTAACTATCTATCATGTCAAAAGCCACCTGCAG AAATACCGTCTGGCCAAGTACCTCCCACAGACAAAGGAAG ACAAAAAATCAGCAAACATGGAAGACAAGAAGAAGGCTTCAACTGATACAGAAGGAGAACTGGTCGTTAAACG GGGAATGCAAGTAACGGAGGCCCTACGGATGCAAATGGAGGTCCAGAAACAGCTTCATGAACAGCTTGAG gTCCAAAGGACCCTCCAGTTAAGAATAGAAGAACATGCCCGGTACTTGCAGAAAATATTGGAACAACAGCAAAAAGCAGGCCACACATTTCTATCTTCTTGCAACTTGCAGCATCTGTCCAGTTCATCTGCTGAAGGACTAACCAGTTCAACCCCACATGCTGGTCAGGAAGCTGACTGCACTTTGTCTCCATCAACTGGTAATGCTCTGCCTGATTCCTCTACCTCACCAAAGGGAAAAATTGAAAGGTGTTCAGATGCAAATGAGTCGGAATCAGCAGCTTGCTCTAAACGACTTCGACCGGAGGCCAAGCCTGAAGATAGTTGTGATCATCCAGTTATTGAGAACTGA